DNA sequence from the Fusarium verticillioides 7600 chromosome 2, whole genome shotgun sequence genome:
GACCCCTACAAAGAACAGATTAAAGGACTTTGAGGGGTTATCGGATGAAGAGGGTCCGGCGAGGCAGTTGCAGTGGGAAATGACTGGCGACTCGGCTGAGACGGATGATCAGGCATTGGATGAGCAAAGAGGGACTATTGAGAACTCAGAAAGCGCTTTTAGTGACACTAAAATGGATCTACCGCAAGGTTCAGCAGCCGAGTCCCACGTCCCAAAGAAAAGTCATACCAAAGGCAAACATTTCGAGTCGATCCCGTCAACAGGGACCTCAAGTCGCCAAAGCACGCCCCAGATCCCGAGCATACGCTCAAAGTCTgaaggcaagaagaagcttaGCCGTTCTCTGAAGAAATCACATCCTTCTAATGAACCATTGGGTGGCGTTCAAGGCACAGGCTCCGCCTCAGACTGGACGCCCAAAGAGTCACTCACCTACTCTAACTCCGGGGTTGAGACACCAGATCCAGAGTCAGAAACCCAAACAGCACGTCTCATCGAAGAAGCTATGTCGGTTCAAAAGAAACCTCCAAAGTCGAAGTCAAAGTCCAAAAGTAGCATCCCCGAGGCTCCAGAGCCAGTTCCTCAGGAAGACCccaaccaagaagatccagaagaggcagaagaaccAGGCTGGGAGGTTAAACGCCTCGAAGACATGGAACTCTACGATGTCGAAGGTCAAGGTCTAGTGCGCTACTTCTTGGTCCGCTGGGAAGGCGACTGGCCTCCTGACCAGAACCCCTCCTGGGAGCCAGAATCCAACCTCCCCAAAGATCTCGTCAAAGCGTACCTCCGCAACGGGAAAAGAAAGCGCTCAGACAAACTGGCTACAAAGCCAGCTTCCAAGCAACCCTCCGTTGCACCGTCTTAcgcaccaaagaagaagtctatGAAACAAACTACGTTAACGTGGGGCATTCCTGCAAAGCAGTTCAAAAGCGTCAGTGAAGCTTTCGCAGGCGGTGAAGAAGACGAACTCGGAATGCCCATCGCTGCAGATCCACGtaaggatgatgatgaagacgatgagcTTTTCGTCGTGGAGGAACCGCCTGCGAAGAAGAGGGCTAAGAATGGGGGTGCGAATGGATGGGGAGCGGCTGATTATAGATGAAGAAAAATAACAAGTCAAGGTTGGCTatggagttggagatggatTCTTATCATTACGGGCGAAGGCGTAATTACTTTCAAAAGCAGAACGGTCACGGCGGAGATACATAGCATTAGAGATACCCCATTTTGTGTCAAATGACTTAATTACATTAAACTACCTTAAAGTACGAAAACTACCGTTGATTccttgattgattgattgattgattccGAGGGCCCAAAAAAGATGTCATACAAATCCCCATCCCCTATAGCAATGCCCTGGATTAAATGTCCCATACCTGCGTCAAAACATTCCATAATTAATCCGTTGCCTTTGTCGGCAACATGTGCAGCCGTACTGTGTTGTTCGTGGTGTGTCAGTGTGGTAGAACTGAACTGTTGTTGGAGTGTTCATGGGAACACGGCTGATCCGTAGATGCAGCTTGCGCAACATCGCGACTTTGTTGTGTAGATTTACTTTCGTTCAGTCTCAGCGGTTGAGACAACCTTTCGAGACTTGGGGTTGAGGTACGACTTGATTTGGTTGGGAATCGTGGTGAGTCGCTCAGGGTTCCAAGACTCAGGCAATCCGAACTTCTTGTTAAGGTTGCGGCGGATGTTCGCAACACGCCCGTACTCAGCGTACTTGGGCAGATAGGGTACCTCGTTAGCCTCGCAGTAGTGCATCCAGAATGGAGCCCAGTTGGGCTTGAGGACATTCTcctgcttgagcttcatgagctcTTGGTCGTCGAGTTTGGTATAGATGTCACCGTTGATCTCCCGAGAATAGACCTGGCCCTGAACGATGATGTATTTAGTCTGCCCATCGACGAAGTTGAAAGTGACGTTGGTCATCTGAATGTCCCGGAGGTCAGGGGAGCTCTTGTCATCACGGACAAGGATGTGCGGGACCACAGTTCCGGTGCAGCGAGACGAATTTTGCGACATCTCCACCATCGACGAGGTGCATAATGCCTCCGCATTCATGTAAGGATTGAAAGGAACCCCGACGCTCATTGACGCGGTGGGAGGAACGACATTCATCGATGGGGTGCGCGAGACCACCTCCACGTTCAGGGACGAGGTGCGGCTGGTAACCGCACGTCGGGGAATGGGAGCACCGTACGCAAAGTTAGAAGATGGagtgaagaggttgaaaggTTGAACATTCCAGGCGTCAGAAAGGTGCTTGGGAGAGACATACGCGATGGTGTTGGACACGGAACTGGTGAGTTCCTCGACATCGCGGTCTGAGGGAGTGGGACCAAAACCCAGCTGGGCAGCAGGGCCATGGTAGGGCAGGAAGACGTGGTTCAGAATCATGTAGCACAGTCGGCCAGCCTCGAAGACACTGGAGAACTCAACTGACAGTTTGCCGTTCATCTGATTGTTGTTGGGAACGAAGGAAGCACGGATAACGTACTTCGTTCCGAATCGAGTGAACAGATGCCAAATGGCAGATGTAGGAAAGTTCTCCATAGTGATACAACGACCAGACTGCTCGCTGTGATAGCCGACACCATACTCAAGTGGGTGCCCATGGCGGGAGTCGTAGGACGAAGTTGAGTTGATAAGCTTGACttcaatgttgaagaaacGTCCGGTGCTGTTGATAAGCTCAAGaccgttggccttgatgttggcgaCGTACTTTTTGGCGGCAGCGGAGTCGCGGAATTCGACACACGCAAGCTTGAAGACAGTACCGCTCTTCCCAAGGTTgtccatgatggagattcGGATCAGGCCCCCGACACCGCAGACCGCGTTAGCGATCTGAGTCAGGGTGGTTCCCTGAGGGATCTTGTTCAGGAGGACTCGACGAGAGTCGGCGGTCTCGGCTGGATCGAAGACGGACTTGACGTCGATCTTGTAGACGCAGTCGTCTGAAATAAGAGGGATAATTTTACTCtcgttgctggtggtggcatCCTGATCATCATAGATAATGACTGAGGAGGTTAAAGATGCATCGCTGGCGCCACCATCGGCCGCAGCGGCAGCAGAGTTA
Encoded proteins:
- a CDS encoding hypothetical protein (At least one base has a quality score < 10), encoding MTYIVSWTDLPAAQMLVPAMDVLEYVSPRKLEEWEFKNTEEQLEEETTEKKKTEAGQVTQPKKRGRPPKHSTIETAVVAVVEDDEAVPMKGAMSIKTPTKNRLKDFEGLSDEEGPARQLQWEMTGDSAETDDQALDEQRGTIENSESAFSDTKMDLPQGSAAESHVPKKSHTKGKHFESIPSTGTSSRQSTPQIPSIRSKSEGKKKLSRSLKKSHPSNEPLGGVQGTGSASDWTPKESLTYSNSGVETPDPESETQTARLIEEAMSVQKKPPKSKSKSKSSIPEAPEPVPQEDPNQEDPEEAEEPGWEVKRLEDMELYDVEGQGLVRYFLVRWEGDWPPDQNPSWEPESNLPKDLVKAYLRNGKRKRSDKLATKPASKQPSVAPSYAPKKKSMKQTTLTWGIPAKQFKSVSEAFAGGEEDELGMPIAADPRKDDDEDDELFVVEEPPAKKRAKNGGANGWGAADYR